The Faecalibacterium sp. I3-3-33 DNA window GCGCAGCCGACCTTGCCGCGTGGCGGCGGCAGAACGTTACCGCGCTGGTGGCACAAGTGTACCGCACCGTGAAGGCGGCAGACCCTACCCTGCGGTTTGGCATCAGCCCACAGGGCAACCCGGATAACGACCTTGACCAGCAATACAGCGATGTGACCGCGTGGCTGGCGGCGGGCGGGGAGGAAAAGGTCATTGACTACCTCTGCCCGCAGGTGTACTGGGGCTACGGCTTTACCCTGCACTCCGGCAGCACCCGCTTTGCCTTTGAAAACATCGTCCCGGCGTGGCTTGCCTACCCCCGGGCGGGGGATGTGGCACTGTATTTCGGGCTGGGCGCGTACCGGGTGGGCACCGGGGACGGCGGCGCGAACCCGGACAGCGTATCCGGCTGGAGCACCGGCAGTGCGCTGGCGGCACAGGTAAAGGACTTGCGGCAGCAGATGGCGGGCGGCTGGGCACTGTACCGCTACGGCAGTCTGTTCGGGCCGGAGGCTCCCGCGCTGGCCGAGGCCGAGTGTGCGGCGCTGCGGGCGCTGAATGGGTAAAAATTTGTGCAGAAACAGGCGGCAAACCGCACAAAATAAAGATAGGTATCTTGTGCAGAGCGGCAAAATGCGGTATACTTACCCTGTATCTGCCCGTTGGCAGAGACGCACGAAAAAGAAAAGTTTCTTTGTTTCTATGAGGAAAGCTATGAAGATGAAAAAACAGCTTTTGGCACTGCTGCTGGCGGCGGTTATGGTGTGCAGCTTGACCGGCTGCAAGGATACCCTGAAAAAGGTGGCGCAGAAGATAACAGGCCACTCCGAGGAAGTGCAGGAGGAGGACACCACCCGCTGGGCGGAATCCACCACCGACCCGCTGATCATTCAGGGCATTGCGGATGCCTCGGCAAAGTATGCCACCGCCACCGCAGACGGCTGCCTGTATGCGGTATTCAATGGCATCTGGAGCCGCAACACCGGCTACTTTACCGTGCCGGGCGGCAGTGTGAACATCATGGCCTGCGGCACCGCCGAGGGCACCCAGAAGTTCAAGGTGGCACTGTGGAAAAAGGTGGACGGCGGCGCAGCGTATGTGCCGGACAGCACCTACTACGTCAAGACCGATGGCACCGACTACCGCTGCACCATTTCCGGGCTGGACCCGGCGGCGCAGTACCGCGTGACCATCTCCTATGATTCCAGCCGGTATTACCTGTACGGCCTGATGAAGGTGGAGGGCATTGCCGGATGACGAACCAGACGAAAAATTCAATGCTGCTGATGCTGTGCGCCCTGATCTGGGGCACAGCCTTTGTGGCACAGAGCGCCGGCTCCGGCATGGGCGCGTTCTCCTTTCTGGCGGGGCGCAGCTGGATGGCGGTTCTGGTGCTGATCCCAACGGTCAAAGCGTTTGACGCTTTGCACCACCGGCAGGGCAGGCCGGACGGCAAGCCTAAGACGACGGCAGAGCGCAAGCTGCTGCTGAAAGCCGGGCTTGTGTGCGGCACGCTGCTGTTTTTGGCCAGCGCGGCGCAGCAGCTGGGCATCACGCTGGACCCCTCCACCGCAAAGGCGGGCTTTCTGACCGCTATGTATGTGGTGCTGGTGCCGGTGTTCGGCCTGTTTCTGGGGCGCAAGGGCAGCGCACAGCTGTGGGTGAGCATGGCCATTGCCGTGGTGGGGCTGTACCTGCTGTGCATGAAGGACGGCTTTGGCAGCATCCAGAGCAGCGACTGGCTGCTGCTTTTGTGCGCGGTGCTGTTCAGCTTCCAGATCATGGCGGTGGATCATTTCTCCCCGCAGATGGACGGTGTGCGCCTGAGCCTTGTGGAGTTTTTTGTGGTGTCGGTGGAAAGCACCGTGGCGGCGTTTTTGTTCGAGCAGCCTGCCATGGCAGAGTTCGTCGCCTTTGCCGGGCCCATCCTGTACTGCGGCGTGATGTCCAGCGGCGTGGCCTACACCCTGCAGATTCTGGGGCAGCGGGACCTGAACCCCGCCGTGGCAAGCCTGATCATGTGTCTGGAAAGCGTGTTCAGCGCTTTGGGCGGCTGGCTGCTGCTGCACCAGAACCTTTCCTTCCGGGAATCTACCGGCTGCGTGCTGCTGTTTGCCGCCGTGGTGCTGGCGCAGCTGCCCCTTGGCCGCCTGATGCGGAGCAAGGCCTGAGATGCCGGCAAAGCCGTGCGCCCAGCTGCGCAGCGTGGAGGGCATCCAGTACGAGCTGGTGCGCAAAAAGGTAAAGCAGCTGCATCTGCGGGTGCGCAGCAACGGCACCGTGATGGTAAGCATCCCCCTGACGGCCAGTCTGGAGCAGGCTGACCGTTTTGTGCTGCAAAACGCCCAGTGGATCCGGGATACCCGGGTGAAGAACATCACGAAGCTCAACAAGGATAACGCCGACCTGCCGGATAAAGCCACGGCGCTGGCGCACTTTACCGCCATGAGTGATAAGGTCTACCCGGCCTTTGCCGGGGTGCTGGGCGGGCAGAAGCCCATCCTGAAAGTGCGCAGCATGACCAGCTGCTGGGGCGTGTGCTGCCCGGGCAAGCGGCAGATCACCTTTGCCTTGCAGCTGTATAACCAGCCCCCTGCGGCGCAGATCTATGTGGTAGTACACGAGTACTGCCACTTTTTGCAGTTGAATCACAGCCCAGCCTTCTGGGCAGAGGTGGAAAAGCTGCTGCCGGACTGGAAGGCCCGGCGGGAGCTGCTGAAAAGATAATCTATCGTAAAAACGGAGGGAAATTCCCTTGGAAAACGAAAAAAAGACCGGCGATAAATATTCCAAACTGGCCGGCAATACCCTGATCTTTGCAATCTCCAGCTTTTCATCCAAGCTGCTCACCCTGATCGTACAGCCCTTTCTGACCTACGCCATGGCGGAGATCTCGGATCTGGGTCTGTCCAAGATCCTGAGCCAGTATGCCAATCTGCTCATCCCCTTTGTGTCCATGGGCATGTCCAACGCCATCATCCGCTTTGGTCTGGACAAGGGCAACAGCGAAAAACAGGTGTTCACCAACGGTCTGCTGACCATTCTGGGCGGCTTTGGCATTCTGGTGCTGTGCTGGCCCATTACCCAGTTTTTGCCGGATATGGCGCAGTACGGCCTGCTGATCTACCTTTATGTGCTCATGAGCTGCCTGCGCACCCTGTGCACCCAGTTCGTGCGCAGCCGCCAGTGGAATAAGCTTGTGGCAGTGGACGGCGTGCTGTGCACCGTGGCGACCATGGCGTTCTATGTGCTGTATCTGGTGGGCTTCAAGTGGGGCGCCAACGGCTACCTGCTGGCCATTATCAGCGGTGACCTGACCAGCGTGCTGTTTTTGCTGTTCACCGGCAGGCTGTGGAACTATGTGGAGCTGAAGGGCGTCAACAAAAAGCTGTGGCGGCAGATGCTCAACTTCTCGCTGCCCATGATCCCGGCGCAGATCAGCTTCTGGATCATCAACGCCTCCGACCTGTTCTTTGTGCGCGAAATGTGCGAAGGGCTGGACGGGCGCACCGGCAACGCATGGAGCGGCCTGCTTTCCACCGGCTACTTCCTGCCCACCATCCTGACCACGCTGGGTCTGATCTTCTACGATGCGTGGCAGCTTTCCGCCGTCACCGAGGAGGAAGGGCGTGCGCGGTTCTTTACCCAGATCTTCCGCACCTATTCCAGCGTGCTGTTCTGCTGCGCAGCGGGCATTATCTGGCTGTGCCGCCCGGTGATGCACGTCATGAAGTCCAACTATTATTACGCATGGCATTTTGTGCCCTTCCTTGTGCTGGCTTCCACCTGCAGCTGCTTTAACCAGTTTATGAACAGCGTCTATGTGGTGACCAAAAAGTCGCAGCGCAGCATGGTCACCATGATGGCGGGTGCTATCAGCAACTGCATCATGAACTACTTCTTCATCAAGCTGTGGGGGCCTGTGGGCGCGACCTATGCGTCCTTCCTTGGCCTTGCGCTGGTGTTCACCCTGCGCGCGGTGGACGCCCGCCGCATGATCGGGATGCACGTCCACCCTGCGCGGGTGCTGGCAAACGCCGCCGTGCTGGTGTTTGAAGCCTTTGTGCTGCTGGCAGAGCCGCCGCTGTACGGACTGTGGACGGGACTGATCACGCTGGCGGTCATCCTGTACAACTTTGCGGGCGTATGGGCGATGGCGCGGGTGCTGCTGCCCCGCCTGCTGGGACGCCGGGGCAAGGCGCTGGTAGCCGCCGTGGACGGCTGGCTGAAGCCGAAAAAGGCGTAAAGCGGAAAAATTATTTGTGATTTCGGAATCCCGGAGCGTCTGTGGACGCTCCGGGATTCCCTTTTCATGGGGAGGGGTCGTGGAGGAAAACGGCATTTACAGCGCTTGCTTCCTGCGGAAGCGGCGGCGCTGCGGGGGAGCGGGCTCGCCCTCTCAGTCACCTGCGGTGACAGCTCTCCCAAAGGGAGAGCCAAGAGCACTGCCGGAAACTTTCCCATTACACTTAATACTTTAGCAACGAGCCACAGACCTTGGCTCCCCCTTCGGGGGAGCTGGCGCGGGAGCGCCTGAGAGGGTTCGCTTCGGACAAGCAATTATTTTTACAATTTATGGAACTTGCTCAAGTTTTTTCCTTCTGTGGATTGACGGAATAGCCTCAAAAACGTATACTATAAATATATCTTGTACAAAAGTGTACAAACAGGATACAGACGAAAGGCGGTGGACATCATTCTCAGACGATCGCTCCCCAAGCTGCGGGAAAAGCTTTTGGAGGCGCTGCAGGCGGTGCTGCCCATTGTGGCCATTGTGCTGGTGCTCTGCTTCTCGGTAGCACCGGTATCGCCCAGCATCCTGCTGTGCTTTTTGCTGGGCGCTGCCATGATCGTGGTGGGCATCATGTTCTTTACTCTGGGTGCAGAGATGAGCATGACCCCCATGGGCGAGCGGGTGGGTGCAGTCATCACCCGCAGCCGCAAGCTGCCCCTCATCCTCGTGCTCGGCTTTTTGCTGGGCTTCCTTATCACCATCTCGGAGCCGGACTTGCAGGTGCTGGCAGATCAGGTGCCCTCTATTCCAAGCGGCACCCTGATCCTTTCGGTGGCGGCGGGCGTGGGCCTGTTTCTGGTCTTTGCCTTCCTGCGTATGCTTATCGGCATTGCGCTGCCAAAGCTGCTGGTGCTGTTCTATGGGCTTATCTTTCTGCTGGCGGCCTTTGTGCCCAAGGAGTTCCTTGCCGTGGCGTTTGACTCCGGCGGCGTGACCACCGGCCCCATGACCGTGCCCTTTATCATGGCGCTGGGCGTGGGCGTTTCTGCTATCCGAAGCGACCGCCACGCGGCGGACGACAGCTTTGGTCTGGTGGCGATGTGTTCCATCGGCCCCATTCTGGCGGTGCTGACGCTGGGCATCGCGTTCCGCGCAGCGGACAGCACCTACATCCCGCCCATTCTGCCGGAGGTGGCAGACTCGGTGGAGCTGTGGCAGTTGTTCCGGGAGGGTCTGCCCACCTATCTGGCAGAGATCGCCCGCTCGCTGCTGCCCATCGTGCTGATGTTTGGAGCATTTCAGCTCATCGCCCTGCGGCTGGACCGCCGCACGCTGGGGCGCATCGGCGTGGGTCTTGCGTATACCTATATCGGCCTTGTGCTCTTTCTGACCGGCGCAAACGTGGGCTTTATGCCCGCCGGTAACTATCTGGGTCAGGTGCTGGCAGGCAGCGGGATGCGCTGGGCAATCATTCCCATCGGGATGCTCATCGGCTACTTCATCGTAAAGGCCGAGCCTGCGGTCTATGTGCTGAACAAGCAGGTGGAAGAGGTGACCGATGGTGCCATCTCGGCGCAGGCCATGGGTCTGGCGCTTTCCGCCGGTGTATCCATTTCGGTGGGTCTTGCCATGGTGCGGGTGCTGACCGGCATCTCCATCCTGTGGTTCCTTGTGCCGGGCTATGTGTTCGCCATCAGCATCTCCTTTGTGGTGCCCAAGCTGTTCACCGCCATCGCGTTTGACGCGGGCGGTGTGGCCTCCGGCCCCATGACCGCAACCTTTCTGCTGCCGCTGGCGCAGGGTGCCTGCGTGGCGGTGGGCGGCAATATCGTCACCGATGCCTTCGGTGTGGTGGCTATGGTCGCCATGACCCCGCTGATCACCGTGCAGATGATGGGTCTGGTGGCGCAGCTGCGCACCCGCAAGGCACGCACGGCGCAGCCCGCTGCGGTGCTTGCCACCGTGTTTGCAGAACTGCCGGATGACGCCATTATTGAGCTGTAAAGGAGGCAGAACGTGAGCAGTTTGTTTTTGATGATCACCATCACCGACCGCCGCTCTACCGACGGCTTTTTGCAGCTGTACAAAAGCCACGGCGTAACGGTGAGTATGCGCACCGTGGGCTCCGGCACGGCGGTGCAGGAGACCCTTTCCACCCTTGGGCTGGAAAAGACCGAAAAGGCGGTGCTGCTGGCTGTGGTAACGGCAGAAAGCTGGCAGAAGATCCAGAAGGATCTGCGCCGCAAAATGCAGATCGATGTGCCGGGCACCGGCATTGCGTTCATTGTGCCGCTGAGCAGCATCGGCGGCAAACGGGCGCTGATGTTCCTTACCGAGCACCAGCCCCTTACATGGAAGGAGGAGAGCACCTTGAAGGATACCCGCTATGAACTGCTGCTGGTGGTGGCAAATCAGGGCTACACCGGCTCCATTATGGACGCTGCCCGCACCGCCGGTGCAGGCGGCGGCACGGTGATCCACGCAAAGGGCACCGGCATGGAGGGGGCAGCCGCCTTTCTGGGCGTGGAGCTGGTGAACGAAAAGGAGCTGGTGCTCATTGTCAGCCGCACCAGCCAGAAAAACACCATCATGAAAGCCATCATGGAGGGTGCAAACCCCAAGGCGGGTGCCATCGTGTTCTCGCTGCCGGTGACCGATACCGCCGGTCTGCGACTGATGGAGGAGGACGAAGCTCAGCCGGAAGCCGCCCTGTGACCCCTTAAAAATTGACCCCAATATCCGCATTTATCGCCGAAGGCTTGATAAATGCGGATATTTTCGTTATCATAGTAGAGGATACTTCAACGATAAACAAAGGAAGATGAAGATGACGCAATTAACACACAAGCAACAGCAGCTCTTCAACGCACTGTCCATCGTGGTGGGCAACGCGATGTATGCGCTGACTGTGGTATTATTTCTGATGCCCTCCGGCCTCATTACCGGCGGTGCCACCGGTATCGCACTGGCCTTCAACAAGGTCACCGGCCTGCCGGTGTCCGCGGTGCTGTTCGTGGTCAACGTGGCCATGCTGCTGCTGGGCTGGTGGGTGCTGGGACGCCGCTTTGCCTTGAACACCATGGCAAGCACGGTGCTCAGTCCCTTTTTTATGGCGCTGTGGGAGCACTTATTGGGCAAGCTTGTACTGACCGATGATCTGGTGCTGAACACCGTATTCGCGGGCTTTGGCATCGGCATCTCGCTGGGCATCACCATCCGCGCCGGTGCCTCCACCGGCGGCATGGACATTCCCCCGCTGGTGCTGAATAAGTGGTTCCACCTGCCGGTGTCCAGCACCATGATGGTTTTCGACTTTATCATTCTGGCTGCGCAGGCGGCCTTCAGCCCGGTGCGGCAGTCCCTGTACGGCGTGGTGATGGCGATCATCTACACGGTCGTGCTGGACAAGGTGCTCATGTTGGGCACCACCCGTACCGAGGTAAAGATCATCAGCGCCAAGTCCGACGAGATCTGCGCGGCTATTTTTGCGCAGCTGGACCGCGGCGTGACCATCCTGCACGGCGAGGGCGGCTACCTGCGGGAGCCGGAGTCGGTGCTGCTGAGCGTGGTCTCCAACCGGCAGCTGCCAAGACTGGAAAAGCTGGCGCACGCCATCGACCCCACCTGTTTTATGATCGTGAGCCACGTTACCGAGGTGAGCGGGCGCGGCTTCTCGCTGGAAAAGGACTATCAGGCGGAGCAGTGAGCGGATTTCCCCAAGGCTCTTGCAAAACTGCCCCGGTTTGGGGTATAGTATAGAGGAACAGTAGGTTATACTGTATCTCACCCGAAACAGAAAGGAAAAGCTATCATGTTTGATATTTTCAATATGCTCAAGAAGGAGCAGCACACCGCACCCAAGCAGGTGACCCGCGATACCATCATCGGCGACATTCTGGATATGGACCAGACCACCGCACCCTACTTTATGGAGATCGGGATGCACTGTCTGGGCTGCCCGGCTTCTCGTGGCGAGACCATCGAGGAGGCCTGCGAGGTGCACGGCGTGAACTGCGACGAGCTGCTGGAGAAGCTGAACACCCATCTGGCAGCCAAGAAGGCCTGAGTGCTGCCCACACTGGATGCGCGTCTGACCGCAGCGGCAGAGCTGGTGCGCCCGGGGCAGCCGGTGGCGGACATCGGCTGCGACCACGGCAAGCTGACGGCGGTGCTGGCGGCTTCGGGTAAGTACCCGAAGGTCATCGGGGCAGACCTGCGCCCCGGCCCGCTGGCCAAGGCAAAGCAGACGCTGGAAAATGCAGGTTGTCTGGACCGCGCTGAGCTTCGGCTCGGCGACGGTCTTTCTGTGTTGTCTGCCGGGGAGGTGGGCAGCATTGTGCTGGCGGGTGTGTCGGCACAGACCACATGGGAGATCATCGAAAAAGCGCCGTGGGTGTCCGCTGTGGGCGGGCCGCGCCTTGTCATGGTGCCCGCCACCCGGCACAGCGAGCTGCGCCGCTGGCTGTGGCAGCACGGCTTTGCCCTTGTGGCAGACCGCCCGGTGCAGGCCGCAGGCCGCTGGTATGCGGTGATGGCGGCAGAGTACACCGGCAAGGTGACCGAGCCCACCTTTACCCAGTGTCTGCTGGGAGATACCGCCCGCTGGCCGGAGGGCGCGGGCTACGCCGCATGGCAGCGGGCGAAGCTGCCCCGGATGCGGCTGGGCGTGCCGGACGGCAGCCCGCTTGCTGCAGAGATGGATGCCATTCTGAAAGAGGGAAACTGAAATGACCACGGTACAGCAGGTATACGAAGTAATGCAGCGGCTTGCCCCGCCGGAACTGGCAGAGCACTGGGATAACCCCGGCCTGCTGGTGGACTGCGGCGGCAATGTGCGCCGGGTGCTGGTGACGCTGGATATCACCCCGGAAGTGGTGGCAGAAGCTGCGGCAAAGCAGTGCACGGTCATCGTGGCGCATCACCCGGTCATCTTTGACCCGCTCAAGCGGCTGTGCCCTGCCGATGTGCCCTATCAGCTGGTGCAGGCGGGCATTTCCGCCATTTGTATGCACACCAATCTGGATGCCGCCGAGGGCGGGGTGAACGATGTGCTGGCCGACCTTTTCGGCATCCGGCAGCGCACCGCCTTTGCAGATGGCTGCGGCCGGGTGGGGGACATCGACCCCATCACCGTACCAGAACTGGCCGCGCTGGCACAGCACAAGCTGGCGGCGCTGTGCAACGCGCCGGATACCGGCGCAGCGGTGCAGGTGAAGTTTGCCGACACCGGAAAGCCGGTGCGCCGGTTGGCGGTCATCAGCGGCGCGGGCGGCAGTCTGTTTGCCGAAGCCATCGCCGAGGGTGCGGACTGTCTGCTGACCGGCGAAGCCAACCACCACCATGCACTGGACGCCAAGCGGCTGGGGCTTTCCCTGATCGCGGCGGGACACTACGCCACCGAATTCCCTGTGACCGCCGCCGTGGCATCTGCCCTGCGCGCCGCCCTGCCGGAGCTGGAGGTGCTGGTAAGCACCGACAACCGCGACCCGTATACTTATTTATAAAAAGAGAACCCTCTCCGTCATTGCTGCGCAATGCCACCTCCCCCGAAAGGGGGAGGTCTTTCAGCATAAACCGAAAAACTGGCAACGCCGCAGGCGACTGAGAGGGTTATAGATAAAACGAGGTAACATTTATGGCACTGGATGCTGCGACACTGGCGCTGACGGCAGCGGAGCTGAAAGCCACCCTGACCGATGCCAAGATCGCAAAAATTTTTGAACCGACCCGGGATGAGCTGGTCATCACCCTGCGCACCCGCACCGATACCTATGCGCTGCTGCTGTCTGCCCGCAGCGGCTCTGCCCGGGTGTGCCTGACCGAGGAGACCTTTGAAAACCCCGAGACGCCGCCCTCCTTCTGTATGCTCATGCGCAAGCACCTGACCGGCGGCAGACTGCTGGATGTGCACATGGAGCCGGGCGACCGCATCGTCTACTTTGATTTTCAGTGCACCAACGAGATGGGCGACCTTGTGCGCAATACCCTGTGTGCTGAGCTGATGGGACGCTACTCCAACCTTGTGCTGGTGCAGAGCGGCAAAATTATCGACGCCCTCAAGCGGGTGGATTTTGAGGACAGCGATGTCCGACAGCTGCTGCCGGGCTTGCCCTATACCACGCCCCCCAAGCCCGCACGGCCGGATTTTCTGCTGGTGAGCAGCGCATCCATCGTGGCAGCGGCCTGTCAGCGGGAGCTGCCGGTGGCGGATGCCCTGAACAAGACGGTGGCCGGCGTTGGGCCGGTGGTCTGCCGCGAGGCGGCATGGCGCGCCTTTGACGGCGAGCATCTGCCCGCCAATGAGCTGACCGATGCCCAGAAGCGCAGCCTGATGGCTGCTATTGACGAGCTGAAGGAGCTGCACGCGCAGGGCGGCTGTCCGTGCAGCGTCACTGCGCCGGACGGCAAGCCGGTGGAGTATACCTTCTTCCGTCCGCAGCAGTACGGCGAGCAGTACACCGTCCGGGAGTGGCCGTCCTTCAACGCGATGCTGGAGGGCTACTACGCCGAGAAGGACCGCGCCGAGCGTCTGCGCACCAAGAGCAAGGAGCTGCACAAGGCGGTACACAATATGTACGACCGCGCCCTGCGCAAGCAGGCTGCCCGGCAGGAGGAACTTGCCGCCAGCGGCAAAAGCGAAAAGCTGCGCCTGTACGGCGAGCTGCTGTCTGCCAACCTCTATCTGGCGCAAAAGGGCATGAAGAGTCTGACCGTGCCCAACTGGTACGACGAGGGCAAAGAGGTGACCATCCCGCTGGACCTGCGGTTCAGCCCCAGCCAGAACGCCCAGAACTTCTTCAAGAACTACAAAAAGAAGCAGACCGCCGCCCGGATGCTGGTAGACCTGCTGGCAGAGGGCGAAAAAGAGATCGCCTATCTGGAAACGGTGCTCTACGAAGTGGAAAGCGCCTCCGGCGAGGCTGCGCTGAACGAGATCCGCATGGAGCTGAAAAATCAGGGCTACCTGAAATACTACAAGCAGCGGGACAAAAAGCAGAAGCCTGCGGACTTTCTGCGCTATACCTCCAGTGATGGCTTTGAGATCCTGGTAGGCCGCAACAACGCCCAGAACGACAAGCTCACCCTGCACACCGCCCGGGGCAAGGACCTGTGGTTCCATGTACAGAAAGCACCCGGCAGCCATGTTGTGGTCATGAGCCGGGGTGAGGACATTCCGGACACCACCAAGCAGGAAGCTGCGGAGCTGGCGGTCATCCATTCCAGCGCCTACAAGGCAGGCACCGGTGCCAAGGTGGCAGTGGACACCACCGAGGTGAAGAACATCTGGAAAGCCAACGGCGCCAAGCCCGGCATGGTGCTGTACGAGGTGTACACCACCGTCTACATCACCCCGCGCGAGGGGTTGGAAGAGCAGCTGAAGAAGAAATGATCTGAAATGGCCTCCGCTTTGCTCTGGCCATAAGCTAAGGAAAAAACATTTATTATTTCGGACTACCGGAGCGTCTGCGGACGCTCCGGTAGTCCATTTTCACGGGAGGAGCCGTGGAGGAGAACGGCAGCTGCAGCGCCTGCTTCCTGCGGAAGCGCGGCGCTGCGGGGAAAGCTTCTGCTTGTCGCAAGCGGGCAGGGACGCTCCGCTGGGCCAGAGGCAGGGAGGGGTGTTCCGATTCCCCCCTCCCTACCTCTGGACTCCACCCACCCCGCAACGGGCCAAGGGCTACACGCCCTTAACAATCCTAAAGAAGAAGTCGAAGCACAAAAAAGCTAGCGCTGCGCCAGTCGGCGCTATCGCTTTAACGCTTTTTTCGCTTCTCCATTTAAAGCCCCTCAGTCGCTGCGCGACAGCTCCCCCGAGGGGGAGCTGTCACGCCCGGAAGCTTTACACTTCAGCCGGAAACCTTCCCGCCATGCCAAAGGCTCCCTCCCAGAGGGAGCTGGCAAAGCCGCAAGGCTTTGACTGAGGGAGTTCCCTATATAATATGTATAACCCCCGCTTTTCCCGCCCATACTGATGCTGCAAAGGAGAGTGGGGGAGTTTTCCACCGGCAAAAAGCGTTGAGATTGTGCATCTTGC harbors:
- a CDS encoding M48 family metallopeptidase, whose translation is MPAKPCAQLRSVEGIQYELVRKKVKQLHLRVRSNGTVMVSIPLTASLEQADRFVLQNAQWIRDTRVKNITKLNKDNADLPDKATALAHFTAMSDKVYPAFAGVLGGQKPILKVRSMTSCWGVCCPGKRQITFALQLYNQPPAAQIYVVVHEYCHFLQLNHSPAFWAEVEKLLPDWKARRELLKR
- a CDS encoding DUF1858 domain-containing protein, which codes for MFDIFNMLKKEQHTAPKQVTRDTIIGDILDMDQTTAPYFMEIGMHCLGCPASRGETIEEACEVHGVNCDELLEKLNTHLAAKKA
- a CDS encoding Nif3-like dinuclear metal center hexameric protein encodes the protein MTTVQQVYEVMQRLAPPELAEHWDNPGLLVDCGGNVRRVLVTLDITPEVVAEAAAKQCTVIVAHHPVIFDPLKRLCPADVPYQLVQAGISAICMHTNLDAAEGGVNDVLADLFGIRQRTAFADGCGRVGDIDPITVPELAALAQHKLAALCNAPDTGAAVQVKFADTGKPVRRLAVISGAGGSLFAEAIAEGADCLLTGEANHHHALDAKRLGLSLIAAGHYATEFPVTAAVASALRAALPELEVLVSTDNRDPYTYL
- a CDS encoding YitT family protein gives rise to the protein MTQLTHKQQQLFNALSIVVGNAMYALTVVLFLMPSGLITGGATGIALAFNKVTGLPVSAVLFVVNVAMLLLGWWVLGRRFALNTMASTVLSPFFMALWEHLLGKLVLTDDLVLNTVFAGFGIGISLGITIRAGASTGGMDIPPLVLNKWFHLPVSSTMMVFDFIILAAQAAFSPVRQSLYGVVMAIIYTVVLDKVLMLGTTRTEVKIISAKSDEICAAIFAQLDRGVTILHGEGGYLREPESVLLSVVSNRQLPRLEKLAHAIDPTCFMIVSHVTEVSGRGFSLEKDYQAEQ
- a CDS encoding P-II family nitrogen regulator, which codes for MITITDRRSTDGFLQLYKSHGVTVSMRTVGSGTAVQETLSTLGLEKTEKAVLLAVVTAESWQKIQKDLRRKMQIDVPGTGIAFIVPLSSIGGKRALMFLTEHQPLTWKEESTLKDTRYELLLVVANQGYTGSIMDAARTAGAGGGTVIHAKGTGMEGAAAFLGVELVNEKELVLIVSRTSQKNTIMKAIMEGANPKAGAIVFSLPVTDTAGLRLMEEDEAQPEAAL
- a CDS encoding DUF1538 domain-containing protein — protein: MDIILRRSLPKLREKLLEALQAVLPIVAIVLVLCFSVAPVSPSILLCFLLGAAMIVVGIMFFTLGAEMSMTPMGERVGAVITRSRKLPLILVLGFLLGFLITISEPDLQVLADQVPSIPSGTLILSVAAGVGLFLVFAFLRMLIGIALPKLLVLFYGLIFLLAAFVPKEFLAVAFDSGGVTTGPMTVPFIMALGVGVSAIRSDRHAADDSFGLVAMCSIGPILAVLTLGIAFRAADSTYIPPILPEVADSVELWQLFREGLPTYLAEIARSLLPIVLMFGAFQLIALRLDRRTLGRIGVGLAYTYIGLVLFLTGANVGFMPAGNYLGQVLAGSGMRWAIIPIGMLIGYFIVKAEPAVYVLNKQVEEVTDGAISAQAMGLALSAGVSISVGLAMVRVLTGISILWFLVPGYVFAISISFVVPKLFTAIAFDAGGVASGPMTATFLLPLAQGACVAVGGNIVTDAFGVVAMVAMTPLITVQMMGLVAQLRTRKARTAQPAAVLATVFAELPDDAIIEL
- a CDS encoding lipopolysaccharide biosynthesis protein; translated protein: MENEKKTGDKYSKLAGNTLIFAISSFSSKLLTLIVQPFLTYAMAEISDLGLSKILSQYANLLIPFVSMGMSNAIIRFGLDKGNSEKQVFTNGLLTILGGFGILVLCWPITQFLPDMAQYGLLIYLYVLMSCLRTLCTQFVRSRQWNKLVAVDGVLCTVATMAFYVLYLVGFKWGANGYLLAIISGDLTSVLFLLFTGRLWNYVELKGVNKKLWRQMLNFSLPMIPAQISFWIINASDLFFVREMCEGLDGRTGNAWSGLLSTGYFLPTILTTLGLIFYDAWQLSAVTEEEGRARFFTQIFRTYSSVLFCCAAGIIWLCRPVMHVMKSNYYYAWHFVPFLVLASTCSCFNQFMNSVYVVTKKSQRSMVTMMAGAISNCIMNYFFIKLWGPVGATYASFLGLALVFTLRAVDARRMIGMHVHPARVLANAAVLVFEAFVLLAEPPLYGLWTGLITLAVILYNFAGVWAMARVLLPRLLGRRGKALVAAVDGWLKPKKA
- a CDS encoding class I SAM-dependent methyltransferase, encoding MLPTLDARLTAAAELVRPGQPVADIGCDHGKLTAVLAASGKYPKVIGADLRPGPLAKAKQTLENAGCLDRAELRLGDGLSVLSAGEVGSIVLAGVSAQTTWEIIEKAPWVSAVGGPRLVMVPATRHSELRRWLWQHGFALVADRPVQAAGRWYAVMAAEYTGKVTEPTFTQCLLGDTARWPEGAGYAAWQRAKLPRMRLGVPDGSPLAAEMDAILKEGN
- a CDS encoding DMT family transporter; this encodes MTNQTKNSMLLMLCALIWGTAFVAQSAGSGMGAFSFLAGRSWMAVLVLIPTVKAFDALHHRQGRPDGKPKTTAERKLLLKAGLVCGTLLFLASAAQQLGITLDPSTAKAGFLTAMYVVLVPVFGLFLGRKGSAQLWVSMAIAVVGLYLLCMKDGFGSIQSSDWLLLLCAVLFSFQIMAVDHFSPQMDGVRLSLVEFFVVSVESTVAAFLFEQPAMAEFVAFAGPILYCGVMSSGVAYTLQILGQRDLNPAVASLIMCLESVFSALGGWLLLHQNLSFRESTGCVLLFAAVVLAQLPLGRLMRSKA
- a CDS encoding Rqc2 family fibronectin-binding protein — encoded protein: MALDAATLALTAAELKATLTDAKIAKIFEPTRDELVITLRTRTDTYALLLSARSGSARVCLTEETFENPETPPSFCMLMRKHLTGGRLLDVHMEPGDRIVYFDFQCTNEMGDLVRNTLCAELMGRYSNLVLVQSGKIIDALKRVDFEDSDVRQLLPGLPYTTPPKPARPDFLLVSSASIVAAACQRELPVADALNKTVAGVGPVVCREAAWRAFDGEHLPANELTDAQKRSLMAAIDELKELHAQGGCPCSVTAPDGKPVEYTFFRPQQYGEQYTVREWPSFNAMLEGYYAEKDRAERLRTKSKELHKAVHNMYDRALRKQAARQEELAASGKSEKLRLYGELLSANLYLAQKGMKSLTVPNWYDEGKEVTIPLDLRFSPSQNAQNFFKNYKKKQTAARMLVDLLAEGEKEIAYLETVLYEVESASGEAALNEIRMELKNQGYLKYYKQRDKKQKPADFLRYTSSDGFEILVGRNNAQNDKLTLHTARGKDLWFHVQKAPGSHVVVMSRGEDIPDTTKQEAAELAVIHSSAYKAGTGAKVAVDTTEVKNIWKANGAKPGMVLYEVYTTVYITPREGLEEQLKKK